In Quercus robur chromosome 11, dhQueRobu3.1, whole genome shotgun sequence, the following proteins share a genomic window:
- the LOC126706889 gene encoding WAT1-related protein At1g43650-like isoform X2, with protein sequence MASVPSSLWSTSMSSPPFSCHFSLSSLKGTIGLLSPSRYYVMHSCWGCCSKYNTSSCSTSLKFFSDQISSDHLIILHIWISLSQVLFTMSLQFVASTYQSVGLNLIPSLVFVMALIFHQEKLKCWSIYGQAKIWGLALSAAGALVVLLWKGPVVLNSMLFNIQATSDVVTGSTMIIVGVLAKSFSNILVGQVIQFYPAELSLTAMMSLFGTIQTAVVSAFVISWSSWDLKWEKGLVLVTILLGGIVVTGLSYYVMTWSIKKKGPVFHISI encoded by the exons ATGGCGTCAGTGCCCTCGTCATTGTGGTCTACGAGCATGTCATCGCCACCGTTCTCTTGTCATTTCTCGCTTTCTTCCTTGAAAG GAACAATAGGCCTCCTTTCTCCATCAAGATACTATGTTATGCATTCCTGTTGGGGTTGTTGCAGTAAGTATAACACTTCTTCTTGTTCTACAAGCTTGAAGTTTTTCTCAGATCAGATTAGTTCAGATCACTTGATAATTTTACACATATG GATTTCTCTTAGCCAAGTGCTATTCACAATGTCCCTGCAATTTGTTGCATCAACCTATCAAAGCGTTGGGCTGAACTTGATCCCCTCACTAGTATTTGTAATGGCCCTCATTTTCCATCAAGAAAAGCTCAAATGTTGGAGCATCTACGGGCAAGCCAAGATATGGGGTTTAGCACTCTCGGCTGCCGGGGCATTGGTTGTACTGTTGTGGAAGGGGCCAGTTGTGTTAAACTCTATGTTGTTCAACATTCAAGCAACCAGTGATGTTGTCACTGGCAGCACAATGATAATTGTTGGCGTACTTGCAAAAAGCTTTTCCAATATTTTGgtg GGTCAGGTCATTCAGTTTTACCCAGCAGAACTATCCTTAACCGCAATGATGAGCTTATTTGGCACCATCCAAACTGCCGTAGTCTCTGCATTTGTGATATCATGGTCATCTTGGGATCTAAAGTGGGAAAAAGGGCTTGTCTTGGTTACCATATTACTTGGA GGAATTGTGGTGACGGGATTATCATATTATGTGATGACTTGGTCCATTAAGAAGAAGGGTCCTGTATTTCACATCAGCATTTGA
- the LOC126706248 gene encoding glutaredoxin-C4, which translates to MAAARTTILSILVITTAASLWCVSSSSSSSSSADAAAVEFVKKTVSSHKIAIFSKSYCPYCRKAKNVFKSLNQVPHVVELDERDDGSIIQDALSEIVGRRTVPQVFINGKHIGGSDDTVEAYESGELAKLLGIEVEGKDDL; encoded by the exons ATGGCGGCCGCGAGAACCACAATATTGTCAATTTTAGTAATAACAACAGCTGCATCTCTCTGGTGTGTttcatcgtcatcatcatcgtcatcttCAGCTGACGCTGCTGCTGTTGAATTTGTGAAGAAGACCGTTTCTTCCCACAAGATCGCCATCTTTTCCAAGTCCTATTGCCC GTACTGTAGAAAGgcaaaaaatgttttcaaatcaTTAAACCAAGTCCCACATGTTGTTGAACTAGATGAGAGAG ATGATGGCTCAATCATTCAGGATGCCTTAAGTGAGATTGTTGGGAGGCGCACAGTACCACAAGTGTTCATAAATGGAAAGCACATTGGAGGTTCAGATG ATACTGTTGAAGCATATGAAAGTGGAGAACTGGCTAAGCTTCTCGGCATTGAggtggaaggaaaagatgaTCTCTGA
- the LOC126706889 gene encoding WAT1-related protein At5g64700-like isoform X1: protein MEMTRCLLLGFEASKAFLFLTLNELFLAVFMILVQSLTSNGVSALVIVVYEHVIATVLLSFLAFFLERNNRPPFSIKILCYAFLLGLLQISLSQVLFTMSLQFVASTYQSVGLNLIPSLVFVMALIFHQEKLKCWSIYGQAKIWGLALSAAGALVVLLWKGPVVLNSMLFNIQATSDVVTGSTMIIVGVLAKSFSNILVGQVIQFYPAELSLTAMMSLFGTIQTAVVSAFVISWSSWDLKWEKGLVLVTILLGGIVVTGLSYYVMTWSIKKKGPVFHISI, encoded by the exons ATGGAGATGACAAGGTGTTTGTTGTTGGGGTTTGAGGCAAGCAAGGCATTCTTGTTCCTCACTTTGAACGAACTCTTCCTTGCTGTATTCATGATTTTGGTACAGTCACTAACCTCCAATGGCGTCAGTGCCCTCGTCATTGTGGTCTACGAGCATGTCATCGCCACCGTTCTCTTGTCATTTCTCGCTTTCTTCCTTGAAAG GAACAATAGGCCTCCTTTCTCCATCAAGATACTATGTTATGCATTCCTGTTGGGGTTGTTGCA GATTTCTCTTAGCCAAGTGCTATTCACAATGTCCCTGCAATTTGTTGCATCAACCTATCAAAGCGTTGGGCTGAACTTGATCCCCTCACTAGTATTTGTAATGGCCCTCATTTTCCATCAAGAAAAGCTCAAATGTTGGAGCATCTACGGGCAAGCCAAGATATGGGGTTTAGCACTCTCGGCTGCCGGGGCATTGGTTGTACTGTTGTGGAAGGGGCCAGTTGTGTTAAACTCTATGTTGTTCAACATTCAAGCAACCAGTGATGTTGTCACTGGCAGCACAATGATAATTGTTGGCGTACTTGCAAAAAGCTTTTCCAATATTTTGgtg GGTCAGGTCATTCAGTTTTACCCAGCAGAACTATCCTTAACCGCAATGATGAGCTTATTTGGCACCATCCAAACTGCCGTAGTCTCTGCATTTGTGATATCATGGTCATCTTGGGATCTAAAGTGGGAAAAAGGGCTTGTCTTGGTTACCATATTACTTGGA GGAATTGTGGTGACGGGATTATCATATTATGTGATGACTTGGTCCATTAAGAAGAAGGGTCCTGTATTTCACATCAGCATTTGA